One Streptomyces sp. B21-105 genomic region harbors:
- a CDS encoding glycoside hydrolase family 43 protein, translated as MSALRARLSAILVAACLLFTGQALTTPQPAAAADPGYLMVHFTGEGSTNQQMYLSHSTDGVHWSDLNGGGMVLRSTVGTKGVRDPAFVRSPDGSKYWIVATDLCIDCGQTWSQSINNGSRNLVVWESTDLVTWSQPRLLDVAGAIPDGRNAWAPEAIWDPASNDYILYWATNVPLNGATKHRIYYAHTSDFRSISTPQSYISRPGAQEIIDTQIIEVPAGVGNYRYVRASGDGQITLEGSNSILGTWTNLGNLSGIGLTGSMVEGPMWMKFNGTNKWALYLDQYATSGGYMPVLTTDPSNPAAYQKQASSSYNMGGTKKRHGWIMNLTAAEESRVLTRWPNTPANRLQSYNFQDRYVRHTNMDVRIDPNVSPADDSRFRIRTGLAGTGTVSFESVNFPGHFLRHSNFDFQLAYNDGSSQFAQDATFRQVAGLADSTWSSFQSYNFPDRYIRHYAYELRLDPITNATGRGDATFRVTS; from the coding sequence ATGTCCGCGCTGCGCGCACGGCTGTCGGCGATATTGGTCGCCGCGTGCCTCCTCTTCACAGGCCAAGCCCTGACCACACCGCAACCGGCGGCCGCCGCCGACCCCGGCTACCTGATGGTGCACTTCACCGGGGAGGGCTCGACCAACCAGCAGATGTACCTCTCGCACAGCACGGACGGCGTGCACTGGAGCGACCTCAACGGCGGCGGGATGGTCCTGCGGTCCACGGTCGGCACGAAGGGCGTGCGCGACCCCGCGTTCGTGAGGTCTCCCGACGGCAGCAAGTACTGGATCGTCGCGACCGACCTGTGCATCGACTGCGGGCAGACGTGGAGCCAGTCCATCAACAACGGCAGCCGCAACCTCGTGGTGTGGGAGTCGACGGACCTGGTCACGTGGTCGCAGCCGCGACTGCTGGACGTGGCCGGCGCGATCCCCGACGGACGCAACGCGTGGGCGCCCGAGGCGATCTGGGACCCGGCCAGTAACGACTACATCCTGTACTGGGCGACGAACGTGCCCCTCAACGGCGCGACGAAGCACCGCATCTACTACGCCCACACCAGCGACTTCCGCTCCATCAGCACCCCGCAGAGCTACATCAGCCGCCCCGGAGCGCAGGAGATCATCGACACCCAGATCATCGAGGTGCCGGCCGGCGTCGGCAACTACCGCTACGTCCGGGCCTCCGGCGACGGCCAGATCACCCTCGAGGGCAGCAACTCGATCCTCGGGACGTGGACCAACCTCGGCAACCTCTCCGGCATCGGCCTGACCGGATCGATGGTCGAGGGCCCGATGTGGATGAAGTTCAACGGCACCAACAAGTGGGCCCTGTACCTCGACCAGTACGCCACCAGCGGCGGCTACATGCCGGTCCTCACGACCGACCCCTCCAACCCCGCCGCCTACCAGAAGCAGGCGTCGAGCAGCTACAACATGGGCGGCACGAAGAAGCGCCACGGCTGGATCATGAACCTGACGGCCGCCGAGGAGAGCCGTGTGCTCACCCGCTGGCCCAACACCCCGGCCAACCGCCTCCAGTCGTACAACTTCCAGGACCGGTACGTGCGGCACACGAACATGGACGTGCGCATCGACCCGAACGTCAGCCCCGCCGACGACTCCCGGTTCCGGATCAGGACCGGTCTCGCGGGCACCGGCACCGTCTCCTTCGAGTCGGTGAACTTCCCCGGACACTTCCTGCGGCACTCCAACTTCGACTTCCAGCTGGCCTACAACGACGGCAGCAGCCAGTTCGCCCAGGACGCGACCTTCCGCCAGGTCGCCGGACTCGCCGACTCCACCTGGTCGTCCTTCCAGTCGTACAACTTCCCCGACCGCTACATCCGCCACTACGCCTACGAGCTGCGGCTGGATCCGATCACCAACGCGACCGGACGCGGCGACGCCACCTTCCGCGTGACGAGCTGA
- a CDS encoding CU044_2847 family protein translates to MDGLVEFRTDDGVVVAVEAAAEGRQGSRLVARGDGTVQAARTFESALEGVRAAAESALRVFRDGTLRPDGVEIEFGVKLSAESGAIIAKGTAEGHLVVKLTWSPSSDSPSAPSSNSSSGPSGA, encoded by the coding sequence GTGGACGGGCTGGTGGAGTTCAGGACGGACGACGGCGTCGTGGTCGCCGTGGAGGCGGCCGCGGAGGGGCGGCAGGGTTCCCGGCTGGTGGCCCGCGGCGACGGGACGGTGCAGGCGGCCCGCACCTTCGAGAGTGCCCTGGAGGGCGTGCGCGCGGCCGCCGAGTCCGCGCTGCGGGTGTTCCGGGACGGGACGTTGCGACCCGACGGCGTCGAGATCGAGTTCGGCGTGAAGCTGTCGGCGGAGTCGGGCGCGATCATCGCCAAGGGCACCGCGGAGGGACACCTCGTCGTGAAACTGACCTGGTCCCCCTCCTCCGACTCCCCCTCGGCCCCCTCCTCCAACTCCTCGTCCGGCCCCTCCGGGGCATGA
- a CDS encoding carboxyl transferase domain-containing protein codes for MTAQRVSAREFIALVADAFDELPRVERESRPDGPLGWPGYDASRERAARRTGESESVVCGVARVEGVRAVLIAFEFGFLGGSLGERTGDRLVAAYAYAREHRLPVVPLVATGGSRMQEGMLALTQLQRVARESALTREAGLAQIAVLRDPTTGGGWATLGAGADVVLALPGAQVGFAGSRVRPPDADPAAYTAEAQLAAGAADAVVPVTELRDVLGRWLRLLKGTTPHTAAPHAAVPGPQAPMEPVPGPQAPAEPAPVPRALGATDLPRTGRDAVRRARSPRRPRAQAYLDAYFTDRLAISGDRCGGADPEGMLCGFGLHQGRTVAYAAQTGAATRPAGYRTAARLIRLAGRLGVPVLTLVDTPGAANDAEAERQGAGAAIADLFGAVATARTPLTTLLIGEGGSGGALALAAPGRTWATPDSYFSVIAPESAAAILKRPPQEAEATADQLRLRPQDLAELGVIRTEPVPGTQDNHVHRP; via the coding sequence ATGACGGCACAACGAGTGAGCGCGCGGGAGTTCATCGCCCTGGTCGCCGACGCATTCGACGAACTCCCGCGCGTGGAGCGGGAGTCACGTCCGGACGGGCCGCTCGGCTGGCCCGGCTACGACGCCTCGCGTGAGCGCGCCGCCCGGCGGACCGGCGAGTCGGAGTCCGTGGTCTGCGGCGTCGCCCGCGTCGAGGGGGTCCGCGCGGTGCTGATCGCCTTCGAGTTCGGCTTCCTCGGCGGCTCGCTGGGCGAACGCACCGGCGACCGCCTGGTCGCGGCGTACGCCTACGCCCGCGAACACCGGCTGCCGGTCGTGCCGTTGGTCGCCACCGGCGGCAGCAGGATGCAGGAGGGCATGCTCGCCCTCACCCAACTCCAGCGTGTGGCACGGGAGTCGGCGCTGACCCGGGAGGCCGGGCTGGCGCAGATCGCGGTCCTGCGGGATCCGACGACCGGCGGCGGCTGGGCCACCCTTGGCGCGGGGGCCGACGTGGTGCTGGCACTGCCGGGCGCGCAGGTCGGCTTCGCCGGCTCACGGGTACGTCCGCCGGACGCCGACCCGGCCGCCTACACGGCGGAGGCGCAACTCGCGGCGGGCGCGGCGGACGCGGTGGTGCCCGTGACGGAACTGCGGGACGTACTCGGCCGCTGGCTGCGCCTTCTGAAGGGAACAACACCGCACACCGCGGCCCCGCACGCGGCCGTGCCCGGCCCGCAGGCCCCGATGGAGCCCGTCCCCGGCCCGCAGGCCCCGGCGGAGCCCGCCCCCGTGCCGCGCGCCCTCGGGGCGACGGATCTGCCGCGCACCGGCCGGGACGCGGTGCGGCGGGCCCGTTCGCCGCGACGGCCGCGCGCACAGGCCTACTTGGACGCCTACTTCACCGACCGGCTCGCGATCTCCGGCGACCGGTGCGGCGGCGCGGACCCGGAGGGGATGCTGTGCGGCTTCGGCCTGCACCAGGGCCGTACGGTCGCGTACGCGGCGCAGACCGGGGCGGCGACCCGGCCCGCCGGGTACCGCACGGCCGCCCGGCTGATCCGGCTCGCCGGCCGGCTCGGCGTCCCCGTGCTGACCCTGGTGGACACGCCGGGCGCGGCCAACGACGCGGAGGCGGAGCGGCAGGGCGCCGGCGCGGCGATCGCGGACCTGTTCGGCGCGGTCGCCACCGCCCGCACGCCGCTCACCACGCTGCTGATCGGCGAGGGCGGTTCCGGCGGCGCGCTGGCGCTGGCCGCGCCCGGCCGCACCTGGGCGACGCCGGACAGCTATTTCTCCGTCATCGCACCGGAGTCGGCGGCGGCGATCCTGAAGCGGCCCCCGCAGGAGGCCGAGGCGACGGCGGACCAACTGCGCCTGCGGCCCCAGGACTTGGCGGAGCTCGGGGTGATCCGCACCGAACCGGTACCCGGAACGCAGGACAATCACGTGCACCGTCCGTGA
- a CDS encoding glycoside hydrolase family 5 protein, whose protein sequence is MRQTPTAASSAAPRLRAAFAAVAFAAVTGATLAGSPASASPASSAAPASPASAAHHGSRPAADTTQFKGVNWADPRDNFADDYLQLSGLSTKDTYRQTYAKSSRIIAAFRANLGANTVRLPINPYTVNGAYWKSYRGVIDAASDQGFKVIVSYWEGTGTQKDGFIDDTAAYWPMWNTVVKAYKNDKHVYFEPMNEPHGYTDAEWADIAAKWLSTYSKVPRNRVFVSGAGYNDHVTTVCADPRLKGTYLSLHHYGFWKDYATYDQWVADLKVRIGDCASRTVADEFGAPMTTGLNYNVKTPDDNFVNFIQAVTDTFRELKMGSVYWPGLRTDDTYSVQTLVGPAARPWLATTNQSGADRLAWAWGGGKPVKN, encoded by the coding sequence ATGCGCCAGACCCCCACCGCAGCGTCCTCCGCCGCCCCCCGCCTGCGCGCCGCCTTCGCCGCGGTCGCCTTCGCCGCCGTCACCGGCGCGACCCTGGCCGGCAGCCCGGCCTCCGCCTCCCCCGCCTCTTCCGCCGCCCCGGCTTCCCCGGCCTCCGCAGCGCACCACGGGTCCCGGCCGGCCGCGGACACGACCCAGTTCAAGGGCGTGAACTGGGCCGATCCGCGCGACAACTTCGCCGACGACTACCTCCAGCTGTCCGGCCTGTCGACCAAGGACACCTACCGGCAGACCTACGCCAAGTCGAGCCGGATCATCGCCGCGTTCCGCGCGAACCTGGGCGCGAACACCGTGCGGCTGCCGATCAACCCGTACACGGTGAACGGCGCGTACTGGAAGTCGTACCGCGGAGTCATCGACGCGGCCTCCGACCAGGGCTTCAAGGTCATCGTCTCCTACTGGGAGGGCACGGGCACGCAGAAGGACGGCTTCATCGACGACACGGCCGCCTACTGGCCGATGTGGAACACCGTCGTCAAGGCCTACAAGAACGACAAGCACGTCTACTTCGAGCCGATGAACGAGCCGCACGGCTACACCGACGCGGAGTGGGCCGACATCGCGGCGAAGTGGCTGTCGACGTACTCCAAGGTGCCGCGCAACCGCGTCTTCGTCAGCGGCGCCGGCTACAACGACCACGTCACCACGGTCTGCGCGGACCCGCGCCTGAAGGGCACGTACCTCTCCCTGCACCACTACGGGTTCTGGAAGGACTACGCGACCTACGACCAGTGGGTGGCCGACCTGAAGGTGCGCATCGGCGACTGCGCGAGCCGTACCGTCGCGGACGAGTTCGGCGCCCCGATGACGACCGGCCTGAACTACAACGTGAAGACGCCGGACGACAACTTCGTCAACTTCATCCAGGCCGTCACCGACACCTTCCGTGAGCTGAAGATGGGCTCGGTGTACTGGCCGGGCCTGCGCACCGACGACACCTACTCGGTACAGACGCTCGTCGGCCCCGCCGCCCGCCCCTGGCTGGCCACCACCAACCAGTCCGGCGCCGACCGCCTCGCGTGGGCCTGGGGCGGCGGCAAGCCGGTCAAGAACTGA
- a CDS encoding ricin-type beta-trefoil lectin domain protein: MTKTSRRSRRPAGVLMAGFGAALMLLTAPAPALARPAAPQAAQSAGKASAGSYAPDKSAPKGGTSDFRGVNWADPRDNYAGDAVVPSGLKVTDDYRTVYRTTVRMVSGFKKNLGANTLRLPINPATVGTTWWKSYRATIDAATAHGDKVIVSYWEADTSKDGLVDDTAAWKKMWNTVVREYRHNPRVYFEPMNEPHGYTLDQWVSVTSGWLAQHKDVPRGRVVISGTGYNDNVTGVGAARALRGTLLSLHFYGFWNSYTQQSDWTADLEARIGKYAGRTIIDEAGAPMTIGLNYGAWNGNIYTSYLAAVANTARSKGMGLVYWPGLRFGDAYSIESLDAKGNLVDNSATGVALLRWGYGFGRTAPVNDLPPAPPGEVLRGVGSGRCVDVPGFSTANGTQLDLWDCNAGGNQSWNWNADKQLTVYGNKCMTVGGTGATAGDPVVISDCTGAAAQQWNVNADLSVTSVANPELCLDAAGAGTGNGTSVDVWHCNGSTNQQWARS, from the coding sequence ATGACCAAGACCTCGAGGAGGTCGAGAAGACCGGCCGGTGTGCTCATGGCCGGCTTCGGCGCGGCCCTGATGCTGCTGACCGCCCCCGCACCCGCCCTCGCCCGGCCGGCCGCCCCGCAGGCCGCCCAGTCGGCCGGCAAGGCCTCAGCCGGCTCGTACGCGCCGGACAAGTCCGCGCCGAAGGGCGGTACCAGTGACTTCCGCGGGGTGAACTGGGCGGACCCGCGGGACAACTACGCCGGCGACGCGGTGGTGCCCAGCGGGCTGAAGGTGACCGACGACTACCGCACGGTGTACCGCACCACGGTCCGCATGGTGAGCGGCTTCAAGAAGAACCTGGGCGCCAACACACTGCGCCTGCCGATCAACCCGGCGACCGTGGGCACCACTTGGTGGAAGTCGTACAGGGCGACGATCGACGCCGCCACGGCCCACGGTGACAAGGTCATCGTCAGCTACTGGGAGGCCGACACCAGCAAGGACGGCCTGGTCGACGACACGGCCGCCTGGAAGAAGATGTGGAACACCGTGGTCCGGGAGTACCGGCACAACCCGCGGGTCTACTTCGAGCCCATGAACGAGCCGCACGGCTACACCCTCGACCAGTGGGTGTCCGTCACCAGCGGCTGGCTGGCCCAGCACAAGGACGTCCCGCGCGGCCGTGTCGTGATCAGCGGCACCGGCTACAACGACAACGTCACCGGCGTCGGCGCGGCCCGCGCGCTGCGCGGGACGCTGCTGTCGCTGCACTTCTACGGGTTCTGGAACAGCTACACCCAGCAGTCGGACTGGACCGCCGACCTCGAAGCCCGTATCGGCAAGTACGCCGGCCGGACCATCATCGACGAGGCCGGCGCCCCGATGACCATCGGTCTGAACTACGGCGCGTGGAACGGCAACATCTACACCTCGTACCTCGCGGCCGTGGCGAACACCGCCCGCAGCAAGGGGATGGGACTGGTGTACTGGCCGGGCCTGAGGTTCGGCGACGCCTACTCGATCGAGTCGCTGGACGCCAAGGGCAACCTGGTGGACAACAGCGCCACCGGCGTCGCGCTGCTGCGCTGGGGTTACGGCTTCGGCAGGACCGCGCCCGTCAACGACCTGCCGCCCGCGCCTCCCGGTGAGGTCCTGCGCGGAGTGGGCTCGGGCCGCTGCGTCGACGTGCCCGGCTTCAGCACGGCCAACGGCACCCAGCTCGACCTGTGGGACTGCAACGCCGGCGGCAACCAGTCCTGGAACTGGAACGCGGACAAGCAGCTCACCGTGTACGGCAACAAGTGCATGACGGTGGGAGGCACCGGAGCCACGGCGGGCGACCCGGTGGTCATCTCCGACTGCACCGGCGCGGCGGCACAGCAGTGGAACGTGAACGCGGACCTCTCGGTGACCAGCGTCGCGAACCCGGAGCTCTGCCTGGACGCGGCAGGCGCGGGCACCGGCAACGGCACCTCGGTGGACGTCTGGCACTGCAACGGCAGCACCAACCAGCAGTGGGCGAGGAGCTGA
- a CDS encoding rod shape-determining protein: MTASLEQLRRCHFAVDLGAARTRVYVKGAGLVVDQPSAAAVNTRTGALIAVGEFAEKMTGRTPDYIRVVRPVSGGTVVDIEMAQRMLRHLIGDKIRRQLRRKPFLRAAACTPHDADPLAQRAAIETLVGLGSRRVELVDTLIAAAVGCGLPVERPEATMIMVCGAAATQVAVLSLGSIVTAERIPVGGEAVDHAIVQHLRHEHELMLPSQSVRPLQLALSGNGLTAQGPASTEIHGRDVATGLARSVQVDTAAVRDAIETPLTAVLDGIGRVLRECPPDLVADLADRGIMMVGGSALLPGFDQMLRQATGMPVHIAERPDICAAQGLGAMLEGKIEPLTLDPLGA, from the coding sequence ATGACCGCCAGTCTGGAGCAGCTGCGCCGCTGCCACTTCGCCGTCGACCTGGGAGCGGCGCGGACGCGGGTCTATGTGAAGGGGGCCGGGCTGGTCGTCGACCAGCCGTCCGCCGCCGCCGTGAACACCCGCACCGGCGCGCTGATCGCGGTCGGCGAGTTCGCCGAGAAGATGACGGGCCGCACCCCGGACTACATCCGCGTGGTGCGCCCGGTCTCCGGCGGCACGGTCGTCGACATCGAGATGGCGCAGCGCATGCTGCGCCATCTCATCGGCGACAAGATCCGCCGACAGCTGCGCCGCAAGCCGTTTCTGCGGGCCGCGGCCTGCACCCCGCACGACGCCGACCCGCTCGCCCAGCGGGCCGCGATCGAGACGCTGGTGGGCCTCGGGTCCCGGCGCGTCGAGCTGGTCGACACCCTCATCGCCGCCGCCGTGGGCTGCGGACTGCCCGTCGAGCGCCCCGAGGCCACCATGATCATGGTGTGCGGGGCCGCCGCGACGCAGGTCGCCGTGCTCTCCCTCGGCTCCATCGTGACCGCCGAGCGGATCCCGGTCGGCGGCGAGGCCGTGGACCACGCGATCGTCCAGCACCTGCGTCACGAGCACGAGCTGATGCTGCCCAGCCAGTCCGTACGGCCGCTGCAGCTCGCCCTCTCCGGCAACGGCCTCACCGCGCAGGGGCCCGCGTCCACCGAAATCCACGGACGGGACGTCGCCACCGGCCTCGCCCGTTCCGTGCAGGTCGACACCGCGGCCGTCCGCGACGCGATCGAGACCCCGTTGACCGCCGTCCTGGACGGCATCGGCAGGGTGCTGCGGGAGTGCCCGCCCGACCTGGTCGCCGACCTCGCCGACCGCGGGATCATGATGGTCGGCGGTTCCGCGCTGCTGCCCGGCTTCGACCAGATGCTGCGGCAGGCCACCGGGATGCCGGTGCACATCGCCGAACGCCCCGACATCTGCGCCGCCCAGGGCCTGGGCGCGATGCTGGAGGGCAAGATCGAACCGCTGACGCTCGACCCCTTGGGCGCCTGA
- a CDS encoding LLM class flavin-dependent oxidoreductase — MYDRDWAPDGLPGFAREAEALGVDDLWVVEDLGWNGGVSAAAVALGATERIRVGIGIAPAPLRSPALLAMELATLARVFPGRLVAGIGHGVRGWMESVGVAPRSPLALLEETITSVRALLRGGRVELDGREVRLDGIALVHPPAQVPPVVAGVVRPRSLELAGRVADGVLIAEGHGPGDLENTRALTAKGGAGPDHTLTVLSFTCVGDDADDVARTLHPHTEGHGAWLGRPQKEVFTVSGTPAQAAADVRALHASGADTVVLRIVGPEPLEQLATLLTSLGR, encoded by the coding sequence ATGTACGACCGCGACTGGGCGCCCGATGGCCTGCCCGGGTTCGCGCGGGAGGCCGAGGCGCTCGGCGTCGACGACCTGTGGGTGGTCGAGGATCTCGGATGGAACGGCGGGGTGTCCGCGGCCGCCGTGGCGCTGGGAGCCACCGAACGCATCCGGGTCGGCATCGGCATCGCCCCCGCCCCGCTGCGCAGCCCGGCGCTGCTGGCCATGGAACTCGCCACGCTGGCCCGGGTGTTCCCCGGACGGCTGGTCGCCGGGATCGGCCACGGGGTGCGGGGGTGGATGGAGTCGGTCGGCGTGGCGCCCCGGTCGCCGCTGGCCCTGCTGGAGGAGACGATCACCTCCGTGCGCGCACTGCTGCGCGGCGGGCGGGTCGAGCTCGACGGCCGCGAAGTGCGCCTGGACGGAATTGCGTTGGTGCATCCGCCGGCCCAGGTCCCGCCGGTGGTCGCGGGCGTCGTCCGGCCCCGCTCCCTGGAGCTCGCCGGACGGGTCGCGGACGGCGTCCTGATCGCCGAGGGCCACGGCCCGGGCGACCTGGAGAACACCCGGGCCCTGACCGCCAAGGGCGGCGCAGGACCCGACCACACCCTGACCGTTCTGTCGTTCACCTGCGTGGGCGACGACGCCGACGACGTCGCACGCACCCTGCACCCGCACACCGAGGGCCACGGCGCATGGCTCGGCCGCCCCCAGAAGGAGGTGTTCACCGTCTCCGGCACACCCGCACAGGCCGCCGCCGACGTCCGCGCCCTGCACGCCTCCGGCGCGGACACCGTCGTCCTGCGCATCGTCGGCCCCGAGCCGCTCGAACAACTCGCGACGCTGCTGACGTCCCTCGGACGCTGA
- a CDS encoding FAD-binding protein — MPRIPSRRTVLRGLTVTGAAVAAFDTASRSWAATAAESETAAGSTASASTTSTSSTLAKVPRLDGTLLTDASSLTAAADDYGHIVHNRPAAVLRPGSVRDVVTMIRFCNDHRLPVAPRGQGHSPFGQAQAPGGLVIETTPLAGIGSVNTASRTVTVGAGAKWSAVARATLAHGLTPPVFTDYLELSVGGTLSVGGLGGQAHRVGAQVDNVTELQVVTGAGELVRCSPSRRPDLFRAVLAGLGQCAVIVEATLRLVPAPTTVRRYQLTYSDLATFLDDQRMLVREGRFDYVEGQVQADATGAFGVHVLEAVAYGPPVGPVPDDTALLRGLRHDPATAHIVDQPYYDFLDRLAPVIAAMKAAGIWGFAHPWLNLMLPGASAAALATQVLDGLTPADAGPGAVILFYPLLRERLTTPLLRTSDDDVSYLFDILSAAAPDDTAAVDRLLAVNRSAYDTVAAAGGTHYPVGSIPLTPADWQAHFGPAWAGLQSAKCTYDPRGVLVPGQGVFG, encoded by the coding sequence ATGCCCCGCATACCGTCCAGACGTACCGTCCTGCGCGGACTCACGGTCACCGGAGCGGCGGTGGCCGCCTTCGACACCGCGTCCCGATCCTGGGCCGCGACCGCCGCCGAGTCCGAGACCGCCGCCGGGTCCACCGCATCGGCGTCCACGACATCGACGTCCTCGACCCTCGCCAAGGTCCCGCGGCTGGACGGCACGCTCCTCACGGACGCCTCTTCGCTCACCGCCGCCGCCGACGACTACGGGCACATCGTGCACAACCGCCCGGCGGCGGTCCTGCGCCCGGGCTCGGTGCGCGACGTCGTCACCATGATCCGCTTCTGCAACGACCACCGGCTGCCGGTCGCGCCGCGCGGTCAGGGGCACTCCCCGTTCGGCCAGGCGCAGGCACCGGGCGGCCTCGTCATCGAGACCACGCCGCTCGCGGGCATCGGCTCCGTGAACACGGCGTCCAGGACGGTCACCGTGGGCGCGGGCGCCAAGTGGAGCGCGGTCGCCCGGGCCACCCTCGCCCACGGTCTCACCCCGCCCGTGTTCACCGACTACCTGGAGCTGTCCGTCGGCGGCACGCTGTCCGTGGGCGGCCTCGGCGGCCAGGCCCACCGGGTCGGCGCCCAGGTCGACAACGTGACGGAACTGCAGGTCGTCACCGGCGCGGGCGAGCTGGTGCGCTGCTCGCCGTCCCGGCGGCCCGACCTGTTCCGCGCCGTCCTGGCCGGCCTCGGCCAGTGCGCCGTCATCGTCGAGGCCACGCTGCGCCTGGTGCCCGCGCCCACGACGGTCCGCCGCTACCAGCTGACCTACAGCGACCTGGCGACCTTCCTCGACGACCAGCGCATGCTCGTCCGGGAGGGCCGCTTCGACTACGTCGAGGGGCAGGTCCAGGCGGACGCCACCGGCGCGTTCGGCGTCCACGTCCTGGAGGCGGTGGCCTACGGCCCGCCGGTCGGCCCGGTCCCCGACGACACGGCTCTGCTGCGCGGCCTGCGCCACGACCCGGCCACCGCGCACATCGTCGACCAGCCCTACTACGACTTCCTCGACCGTCTCGCCCCCGTCATCGCGGCCATGAAGGCGGCCGGCATCTGGGGCTTCGCCCACCCGTGGCTGAACCTGATGCTCCCCGGCGCCTCCGCCGCGGCGCTCGCCACACAGGTGCTGGACGGGCTCACCCCGGCGGACGCCGGCCCCGGCGCCGTCATCCTCTTCTACCCCCTGCTGCGCGAGCGCCTCACCACCCCGCTGCTGCGCACCTCCGACGACGACGTGTCGTACCTCTTCGACATCCTGAGCGCTGCCGCTCCGGACGACACGGCCGCCGTCGACCGCCTCCTGGCCGTCAACCGCTCCGCCTACGACACGGTCGCCGCGGCCGGCGGCACGCACTACCCCGTCGGCAGCATCCCCCTCACCCCCGCGGACTGGCAGGCCCACTTCGGGCCGGCGTGGGCGGGCCTGCAGTCGGCCAAGTGCACCTACGACCCGCGGGGAGTCCTGGTCCCGGGCCAGGGCGTCTTCGGCTGA